A stretch of the Vicinamibacterales bacterium genome encodes the following:
- a CDS encoding transglutaminase-like domain-containing protein, which translates to MPLPLAGRLPQITEDLLRALDEPGQSLAPAALAIARVEYPSLDAAPYLQRLERMGEAAEGRLQRQAQGGLAAQIATLNAYLFEELGFSGNAERYDDPRNSFLNEVLDRRLGIPISLAAVYLEIGRRGGMMLEGVNFPGHFLVRAPDTGEDLIVDPFHGGALLSEVDCRLLLREYVGDESAFDRTLLATATRQHIVVRMLVNLKRLYVRMQSFPQARAVADLLLAVDPSALSELRDRGLLAYHMEDFASALRDLEAYLRLMPRPESPMAEQDEDEDVNGDGEQPSRSESAQIWEHVKTLRRRVAGFN; encoded by the coding sequence GTGCCTCTTCCCCTTGCCGGGCGGCTGCCGCAGATCACCGAGGACCTGCTGCGCGCGCTCGACGAGCCGGGACAGTCATTGGCGCCCGCGGCGCTCGCGATCGCGCGCGTCGAATACCCGTCGCTCGACGCGGCGCCCTATCTGCAGCGGCTCGAACGGATGGGCGAGGCGGCCGAAGGGCGGCTGCAGCGCCAGGCGCAGGGAGGACTCGCCGCGCAGATCGCCACGCTCAACGCCTACCTCTTCGAGGAGCTCGGCTTCAGCGGCAACGCCGAGCGCTACGACGACCCGCGCAACAGCTTCCTCAATGAAGTGCTCGACCGGCGCCTCGGCATTCCGATCAGCCTGGCGGCCGTCTACCTCGAGATCGGCCGGCGCGGCGGCATGATGCTCGAAGGGGTCAATTTTCCCGGGCACTTCCTGGTGCGGGCGCCCGACACCGGCGAGGATCTGATCGTCGATCCGTTCCACGGCGGCGCGCTGCTCTCGGAAGTCGACTGCCGACTGCTGCTGCGCGAGTACGTCGGCGACGAGAGCGCGTTCGATCGCACGCTGCTGGCCACGGCCACGCGCCAGCACATCGTCGTGCGCATGCTGGTGAACCTGAAACGGCTCTACGTGCGGATGCAATCGTTCCCGCAGGCGCGGGCCGTCGCCGACCTGCTGCTCGCGGTGGATCCGTCGGCGCTCTCGGAGCTGCGCGACCGCGGGCTGCTGGCGTATCACATGGAGGATTTCGCATCGGCGCTGCGCGATCTCGAGGCGTATTTGCGGCTGATGCCCCGGCCGGAGTCGCCAATGGCTGAGCAGGACGAGGACGAAGACGTCAACGGGGACGGAGAGCAGCCATCCAGGTCCGAATCGGCGCAGATCTGGGAGCACGTGAAGACGCTCCGCAGACGCGTGGCGGGATTCAACTAG
- a CDS encoding HAD family phosphatase: protein MTIQAVVFDFDGVIADSEPLHLDAYRALLAPLGIDLDQATYCERYLGYDDEGALRKMAEDFGLRLDGGEIERLIVEKGRVFEGLLGTRDVLYPEAAECVRRLAAAWPVGVASGALRADIDLVLRGTGLQHFFRFIVAAGDTAQTKPAPDPYLRAADLHAVAPSACVAIEDSHWGLESARAAGMRTIAVTHTYPRESLTGHADRVVDSLAEITRDLVAQL from the coding sequence GTGACGATTCAGGCGGTGGTGTTCGACTTCGACGGAGTGATCGCGGATTCCGAGCCGCTGCACCTCGACGCCTATCGCGCGTTGCTCGCGCCCCTCGGCATCGACCTCGACCAGGCGACCTACTGCGAGCGCTATCTCGGATACGACGACGAGGGGGCACTGCGGAAGATGGCCGAAGACTTCGGCCTGCGGCTCGACGGCGGGGAGATCGAGCGGCTCATCGTCGAGAAGGGCCGTGTGTTCGAGGGCCTGCTCGGCACGCGCGACGTGCTGTATCCGGAAGCCGCCGAGTGCGTGCGGCGGCTGGCCGCGGCATGGCCGGTCGGCGTGGCCTCGGGCGCGCTGCGCGCCGACATCGATCTGGTGCTGCGCGGCACCGGCCTCCAGCATTTCTTCCGATTCATCGTCGCCGCCGGCGATACCGCGCAGACGAAGCCGGCGCCGGATCCCTATCTGCGGGCCGCCGACCTGCACGCCGTCGCGCCGTCGGCCTGCGTGGCGATCGAAGACTCGCACTGGGGCCTCGAGTCGGCCCGCGCAGCCGGCATGCGCACCATCGCCGTCACCCACACCTACCCGCGCGAGTCGCTCACCGGCCACGCCGATCGGGTCGTCGACTCCCTGGCCGAGATCACGCGCGACCTCGTCGCGCAGTTGTAG
- a CDS encoding efflux transporter outer membrane subunit — protein sequence MTPLRAAFPRRFRARGPALIVAVGWLVTGCTAKTPEPPRLEPLPAAFKENADWKAANPADQIARGAWWEAFQDPQLDELEAKIDVSNQTLKAQQARFAQARAAVAIAGSAKYPLITSTPAITAGTQSGNRPNATVHLNTSDFILPVDFSYEVDLWGRVRQSVAAARATAQASAADVEFVRLSLHAELALDYFELRSLDAELALFNDSVAAFQRALDLTRNRYTGGIASAADVALAETQLETTRAQAIDTAAQRAALEHAIAVLIGVPPASFQLAVAPLTQSPPEIPPGIPSNLLERRPDIAAAERRVAAASANVGVANAAFFPRLALTASAGLESRSLLSWVSGLSTFWSAGPAAVITLFDANRRHAVSDQAMAAFDESVADYQDTILRSLQDVEDSLAALRVLRDEAGVQDAAVAAAQRSLTLATNRYRGGVATYLEVIAAQSATLNNQRAALSVQSRRITTSVLLIKALGGGWTTP from the coding sequence GTGACTCCCCTTCGCGCCGCGTTCCCTCGGCGCTTCCGGGCACGAGGCCCCGCGCTGATCGTCGCCGTCGGCTGGCTGGTCACGGGCTGCACCGCAAAAACGCCGGAGCCGCCCAGGCTCGAGCCGCTGCCGGCGGCGTTCAAGGAGAACGCCGACTGGAAGGCCGCGAATCCGGCCGACCAGATCGCCCGCGGCGCGTGGTGGGAAGCCTTCCAGGATCCCCAGCTCGACGAGCTCGAAGCGAAGATCGACGTCTCCAACCAGACGCTGAAGGCGCAGCAGGCGCGCTTCGCGCAGGCGCGCGCCGCCGTGGCGATCGCGGGATCGGCGAAATACCCGCTCATCACCTCGACGCCGGCGATCACCGCCGGCACGCAGTCGGGGAACCGGCCGAACGCGACGGTCCACCTGAACACCAGCGACTTCATCCTGCCCGTCGACTTCTCCTACGAAGTCGACCTGTGGGGACGGGTACGGCAGAGCGTGGCGGCGGCGCGTGCCACCGCGCAGGCGAGCGCCGCCGACGTCGAGTTCGTCCGGCTCTCGCTGCACGCCGAGCTGGCGCTCGACTATTTCGAGCTGCGGTCGCTCGACGCCGAGCTGGCGCTCTTCAACGACTCGGTGGCGGCGTTCCAGCGCGCGCTCGATCTGACGCGCAACCGCTACACCGGCGGCATCGCCTCGGCCGCCGATGTCGCGCTGGCGGAGACGCAGCTCGAGACGACACGCGCCCAGGCGATCGACACCGCGGCACAGCGCGCCGCGCTCGAGCACGCGATCGCCGTGCTGATCGGCGTGCCGCCGGCGTCGTTCCAGCTGGCGGTGGCGCCGCTGACGCAGTCGCCGCCGGAAATTCCTCCCGGCATCCCGTCGAATCTGCTCGAGCGGCGCCCCGACATCGCCGCCGCCGAGCGGCGCGTCGCGGCCGCCAGCGCCAACGTCGGCGTGGCCAATGCGGCGTTCTTCCCCAGGCTCGCGCTGACCGCGTCGGCCGGCCTCGAGAGCCGATCGCTCCTCAGCTGGGTGTCGGGGCTCAGCACGTTCTGGTCGGCCGGGCCCGCGGCCGTCATCACGCTGTTCGACGCCAATCGGCGGCACGCCGTCAGCGACCAGGCGATGGCCGCGTTCGACGAGTCGGTCGCCGACTACCAGGACACGATCCTGCGGTCGCTGCAGGACGTGGAAGACAGCCTCGCCGCCTTGCGCGTGCTCCGCGACGAGGCCGGCGTCCAGGACGCGGCCGTGGCGGCGGCGCAGCGCTCGCTGACCCTGGCGACCAACCGCTATCGGGGCGGCGTCGCCACCTATCTCGAAGTGATCGCCGCGCAGAGCGCGACGCTCAACAACCAGCGGGCGGCGCTTTCGGTGCAGTCGCGGCGGATCACGACGAGCGTGCTGTTGATCAAGGCGCTCGGCGGAGGCTGGACCACGCCGTGA
- a CDS encoding DUF1684 domain-containing protein, whose product MTRAAVVAALALSLTGMLACSTEPPPYASQIAGWHAEKDRFMRESSDSPVPADRREAFPPLTYFPIDPAYRVPAMLHPDDAGKSIEMLTSTGQHRQMRRVGTLAFTLNGHALSLGAFVEANEADLRRLFVPFGDLTNGLETYNGGRYLELDRTATGVYDLDFNRAFHPFCLYNSSYDCPYPPPESRLRFPVRAGERLGTARH is encoded by the coding sequence GTGACGCGCGCCGCCGTGGTGGCCGCGCTGGCGCTGTCGCTCACGGGCATGCTCGCCTGCTCGACCGAGCCGCCGCCCTATGCCAGCCAGATCGCCGGCTGGCACGCCGAGAAGGATCGCTTCATGCGCGAGTCGTCCGATTCGCCGGTGCCGGCCGACCGGCGCGAGGCCTTTCCGCCGCTCACCTACTTCCCGATCGATCCCGCATACCGCGTCCCGGCAATGCTGCACCCCGACGACGCGGGCAAGTCGATCGAGATGCTGACCTCGACGGGTCAACACCGGCAGATGCGGCGCGTCGGCACGCTCGCCTTTACGCTGAATGGCCACGCGCTCTCGCTGGGTGCGTTCGTCGAAGCCAACGAAGCCGACCTGCGGCGCCTGTTCGTGCCGTTCGGTGATCTCACCAACGGCCTCGAGACCTACAACGGCGGCCGCTACCTCGAGCTCGATCGTACGGCGACCGGCGTCTACGACCTGGACTTCAACCGCGCCTTTCACCCGTTCTGCCTCTACAACTCGTCTTACGACTGCCCGTATCCTCCGCCGGAGAGCCGCCTGAGGTTCCCGGTCCGGGCAGGTGAACGGCTGGGCACCGCCCGTCACTGA